The sequence GTGACAAGATCCTAGTGTTCCATTCCATATATATGTGAATAACATATTTAAATCACAGATTGCCATGATGTTGAAAGATGAATTATCATGTATATTCTAATACATTCCTTGTAACTCAGGCTCCACTATTACGCATACAAGAGTCTCATCCATTGCTCCCACGAATCCACTGGAAAAGTATAATATCTTCGATCAGAGTGCAGTCTTTCAAGAACTCGCATTAGCTCTTGTCTTGTTGCAGTTCTAATATAATCACATGCCAATAGTTTTGTCACCGTACGAACTTCCATAAATTTTCTATGAATCATCTCTTGGTTTCGGCCAAATCTCAAACCAACATCTCTCTGAACTTCATTATGCCCACATATATGTAGAAACATAGCCACACTTTCTTCAATACTTACATTAAGTGTTGGTTTAAGACCATAATTTGTTTATAGTACATTACACAATGAGAAGAAGCACAACAGTGACATTCGTAATAACCGAAGACAAGCAGCATCATCTTCTTGTACTCGTCGCCAAATATTTCTCCATCCTAAACCTTTATCAGTTTGCACTGGTCCCCTTTCAAAATAGCAATGATAGTAAGTCAATGTTGGATGGATAAGTAACTCTGCAAACTGCTCATTTTCCAAATTTCACAGTTCAATTCTCTCTTCGTAACTTAGGTTGTGTATGTCTTGTGCTTGTAACTGGCATATACGAAAAGCCTGAGATtttaaacatgaaataaaataagccatgagtaaatataaactatattaaccgaataaaaatgattagaagactaaaaatatatcaatattttacaACATAAGCTACAATACAAAAAACACTATCAAAGAATTAATCTTTGTCTTCTGAGTAATTTTGGTGActttcatttatatttatagatGTTCTCCATATGTTGAATAAACCTCCTGGTCTAGGTGTATGAGAAATATGACCAGAATTATCATTTGGTGAAGTTTCCACTTCTGTATTATTTTCTTGTTGAGTATTCCTCacactttcttcttcaccacCAACTGAAAATCCATATTCAACATTTGTTGGATTCGTCCTCGATAGTCCGCCTTGTTGAAAGTTTGATGAAATCCCCCACCCTGAAGTATTTGGTGAAAGCCCCCACTGTGAAGCATTTAGTGGTGTTTCCCACTGTGAAGCATTTGGTGATGTACCCCACTATGAAAAATTTGCCCGTATGCTCCATTGTTGAGAATTTGGTGGTGTCCCCCATTGTTGAGAATTTGGTGGTGTGCCCATTGCTGAACATTTTGTGGTGGTCCGAATTGTTGGGTTGGTTGGGATGAACCCCATTGTTGAGCATTAGGTGGTGTTCCCCATCGTGAAACATTTTGATGTGTGCCCCATTGTTGAGCGTTTGGTAGTGTGCCCTATTGCTGAAAAAATGGTGGGGTACCCCATTATTGAGCAGTTGGTGGTGTACCCCACTGTTGACCATATGAACTTCCAAATGATTGTTATGCACCTAACTGTTTTGGCACATCTTCGTTGTTACGTGAAACACCAGCCATAGCTTCCAGTAATTGTAACTTATCTTCATCGATGCTTCCAGCTATATCAAGAGAATAGTTACGCCAAAATATTAACTCTTTAAGAGTATTAAGACATGTCCAGTAAAATCTTCCTTTTGGAAATGTTTAGAGCAAGAAATATTTCTTCTGCATTTTTCCATTCATCATAGTTTTCTTGGTCAAAAGCACATGGATGAAGTTGTTGTAAACTTTGACGTTGAAACTCTGTATATCCAGCTATAGTGTCTTGTATAGTTGTTTCAAAAAATTGTCTTCTTCTACCTCCACTTGAACCACTTCCACTTCTTATAGGAAGCCGTGAGTGTTCTCCAGATCTTTGGGAGCCACTTCCACGCCTAATGCTTGACTGTGAATTTTGTCTTCCTCGTTGAAGACTTCTGCGGCCAGGATGCTGTACCGTTTCATTGGTGTGTTCATTCAAAGGATGTGTATCATCATCAATTAAACGCGATacacaacttcttcttcttcttgtgtttgTGGGATGCCACCACTATCAGTGTCAGATCCATCATCACCTTCTTCATTAACACCACGTCTATTAGTTAGCTATTTCCTTCTTTGACGTACAAAATGTTGAGATTGTGAGTGTACATCGTGTAATGCGAGACATCGTACCTTCACATCCGAAAACTCTGGCGGTTTTCGGTTCAAACTTTTTCTTAATTTGCAtccctaaaaatttaaaatcatcaTATTAATTTGAACCTAAATATTGAcatatgtttatatttatatttatatctttATTAATATAAAGATTTTGTGTGCTTACATTTTCACGTTCTTTCCACTATGTGTCAGATGCATATATCATAGATATATCAGGATCAACCAAGATACCAATATAAATCATAAGATTCTTCCATcccttatatttttttttgaattcatcaagcttgctttttttttaagaaccatACCTTATATTCATGTTGAAGGCTCGGTTGAACTTATCTACCATATACTCTCTACCGTTGGCACTTGGATTTTTAAGAATATAATTATTCCTGGAAAGTGCTTCGTCGAACAACTgaattaatgttttttcttgTATCTATGACCATTTGTGTTTGTCTTTGgtctacaaattttaaaattataagagtagttaatttatagaatttaaaaaccataactattaaaattttgtaaatatagtCAAAACTTACTCTTAAAGTTGTTTTCGTATGAGGAGTTGATGCTTCTGTAGGACGACTTGAATTTTTTGTTCTTCcataatttgtatttatttgCCGGTTAGATGACATACTACATTTCATTAAAGtacaattaaatttaataaatgcaGGTATATAACATATTTcaaaactattatttatttaaaataatagaaattgttattataaaaaaataaattaatttaggcACACATAGAATCaactattatttatatatttattgttagTTTATTGTTAAGCACATATAATCAAATATTCttaatttatgtttattgtTAATCACATGGAATCAACTATTATTCATATGTATATTTGTAATTATgaacaacacaaaaaaaaagtttggctAACCTATTTAATATTCACGTAAAGATTACCAACCTTTTTGTCTGCATTACAATCAAATTTACAATACTTAATTAATAAGTTGTTCAAAACAAAATCAACTAATATATACATTGTTCTTTTTAACTTTACATATTAATTATgtgtgatatcactcaaattactctaaagagtgaattactctttcaaataagagg comes from Brassica rapa cultivar Chiifu-401-42 chromosome A02, CAAS_Brap_v3.01, whole genome shotgun sequence and encodes:
- the LOC103853591 gene encoding LOW QUALITY PROTEIN: uncharacterized protein LOC103853591 (The sequence of the model RefSeq protein was modified relative to this genomic sequence to represent the inferred CDS: inserted 3 bases in 2 codons; substituted 1 base at 1 genomic stop codon) — encoded protein: MHLTHSGKNGCKLRKSLNRKPPEFSDVKVRCLALHDVHSQSQHFVRQRRKXLTNRRGVNEEGDDGSDTDSGGIPQTQEEEEVVYRVXIDDDTHPLNEHTNETVQHPGRRSLQRGRQNSQSSIRRGSGSQRSGEHSRLPIRSGSGSSGGRRRQFFETTIQDTIAGYTEFQRQSLQQLHPCAFDQENYDEWKNAEEIFLALNISKRXRFYWTCLNTLKELIFWRNYSLDIAGSIDEDKLQLLEAMAGVSRNNEDVPKQLGA